In Nostocoides sp. HKS02, the DNA window ACCGCGACCGGGCCGACGGCCAGCGTCGGGAGGAACGCTCCACGCAGCATCGCGGCGAACGGGTCGCGATGCGTGTGCGGCGTTGCGCTCATGCTCTGGCCTGCCTGATTCGTCGGAGCTGGAATGCCTGGCGAAAGGGGTCTGCACCCAGCGGTGGGCGCTTGTGAAAGCTATCACAAGCTCTCAGGCAGTGGCCACTCCGGGGTGCGGTCGCCCATCTATCGGACGGCCAACCGTGGGCAGGATCGTCCGGGTGCTGACCCGGACGATCCTGCCCACGAGCGACGAACCCTCTCCCGGCCGGACGAACCCTCTGCCGGCGGGACGAACCCCTATCGGCGGGACGAGGCCATCAGTCGGCGCATGGTGCCGAAGACCCCGAGCACGGCGAACACCGCGAACATCGCCAGGTCGCTGCCATAGGACTTGAGGAGATCGAGGTTGAACAGGTTCGCCCCGACGAAGTCCACCGCCGACGGGTAGCCGAGGTCCTTGCCGTCCGGAGTGTTGTAGTACTCGACGAGGTCGGCGCCCACGATGGCGAAGAACGAGGCGACGACTCCCACGATGATGACGACGATCAGCGGGACCAGCCCACGACGCGGCGTGGCCATCGCACCCTTGCGGTACAGGAAGACCGCTGAGCCCGCGACGAGGAAGCTCGAGATGGACGCCACGAACCCGGCCTTCCAGATGAGCACGGCCGTGACCATCCCGAGCGGGATGGCGGCCAGCGAGAACAGGATCCCGCGCGGGACGATCTCCAGAGCAGTCTGTGCGGTCGGCGCGGTCGGCGCGGCTGGCGCGACGGGCGCGGTCGGCGCGACGGGCCCGGTCGGCGCGGTGGGCCCGGTCGCCGCCGGGTGCGCCGGGTACGGGTCGTGCGGGGTCGCGTACGGGTCGGTCGGGTTGGTCATCGGAGCCCCCTCGTGGATGTCGCGGTCAGGACCTGACCTGCGCCGGTGAGGCTAGGACATCGGGGCACCCCGTGTGACCGGAACCGGTGAATCCCAGCGGTCACTCAGGCGGGGCTGCGGGGCGGCCGGCCCGTCGGAGCCCACCTGGGGAGCCAGATGGTCAGCACGCCCGCGACGACCACGACGCCGACCACGCCCCCGAGAGCCACCCACCCGTCGAGAAAGACGAAGCTCACCGACCCCAGGGCAGCCACCGCCGCCCAGAGCCACAGCAGCAGGACGGCACGGCGGTGGCCGTGGCCGATCTGGAGCATCCGGTGGTGGAGGTGTTGGGCATCGGGCTGCCACGGGCGCTGGCCCCGTCGGGTCCGCCGCACCACCGCGAGCAGCACGTCGACCACCGGCAGCAGGATGATCGCGGCCGGGATGACCAGCGGCAGCAGCGTCGCCGCGAGGGGGTTGGCACTCACCTGCGAGGGCGTCACGCCGCCAGTCGTCGAGATCGTCGCCGCGGCGAGCAGCAGGCCGAGCAGGAGAGCTCCGGAGTCGCCCATGAACAGCCGGGCGGGGTGGAAGTTGTGCGGCAGGAAGCCCAGGCAGCACCCGATGAGAGCCGCGCTGATGAACGTGGCCGACGAGAACACGTTCGGCGGGTCGTAGGTGCGCGAGATGAGGTAGCTGTAGACGAAGAAGGAGCTCGCCGCGATCCCGACCACGCCCGCAGCGAGGCCGTCGAGCCCGTCGATGAAGTTCACGGCGTTGGTGCAGAACACGACGATGAGCACAGTCAGGGCCACCATGATCGGCGCCGGCAGCACGGTCACCCCGCCGATCGGCAGCTGGAACAGCTGGACCCCGCTGAACGCCATGATGCCCGCGGCGATCATCTGGCCGCCCATCTTGGTCAGCCAGTCGAGCTCGCGGATGTCGTCGATCGCCCCGAGCAGGCAGACGATGCCGGCCCCGACGAGCACGCCCTGCAGCTCCGGGCCGAGGAGGAACACCTGCCCGAGGTACGGCAGGTGCGCGGCGGCGAG includes these proteins:
- a CDS encoding glycosyltransferase family 4 protein; the encoded protein is MREYLLVLMVAAVITYAATPLMRAVAVRTGAFTPVRDRDVHSAPIPRLGGVAIYLGFAASMLAAAHLPYLGQVFLLGPELQGVLVGAGIVCLLGAIDDIRELDWLTKMGGQMIAAGIMAFSGVQLFQLPIGGVTVLPAPIMVALTVLIVVFCTNAVNFIDGLDGLAAGVVGIAASSFFVYSYLISRTYDPPNVFSSATFISAALIGCCLGFLPHNFHPARLFMGDSGALLLGLLLAAATISTTGGVTPSQVSANPLAATLLPLVIPAAIILLPVVDVLLAVVRRTRRGQRPWQPDAQHLHHRMLQIGHGHRRAVLLLWLWAAVAALGSVSFVFLDGWVALGGVVGVVVVAGVLTIWLPRWAPTGRPPRSPA